A single region of the Streptomyces caelestis genome encodes:
- a CDS encoding Re/Si-specific NAD(P)(+) transhydrogenase subunit alpha produces MVPAESEPQRIGIPAESTAGETRVAATPATVGRLAALGYEVVVEPGAGASSRFSDAAYEEAGARLGDPWQAEIVLKVNGPSSEEIGRLRDGATLIALIGPALHPELVDELARRPITVLAMDAVPRISRAQSLDVLSSMANIAGYRAVVEAAHAFGRFFTGQVTAAGKVPPAKVLVAGAGVAGLAAIGAARSLGAVVRATDPRPEVAEQVRSLGGEFLTVGVEQEVSTDGYARATSEDYDRLAAQLYAEQAADVDIVITTALIPGRPAPRLITAEDVARMKPGSVIVDMAAAQGGNVEGTVAGKAVVTDNDVTIIGYTDLPGRLPAQASQLYGTNVVNLMKLLTPGKDGRLVLDFDDVVQRSMTVVRDGEETWPPPPVQVSAAPAPAGGTEPAALSAPPAKPARPAWSSYALVGAGALALFLVTAFSPSQLIGHFTVFVLAIVIGFYVIGNVHHALHTPLMSVTNAISGIVVVGALLQIGHGNTAVTVLSFAAILLASINIFGGFAVTRRMLGMFSKG; encoded by the coding sequence ATGGTCCCAGCGGAATCGGAACCCCAGCGGATCGGCATACCCGCCGAGTCCACCGCGGGCGAGACGAGGGTGGCGGCGACGCCGGCCACCGTGGGGAGACTCGCCGCGCTCGGATACGAGGTGGTGGTCGAACCCGGGGCGGGAGCCTCGTCCCGCTTCTCCGACGCGGCGTACGAGGAGGCCGGAGCCCGGCTCGGCGACCCGTGGCAGGCGGAGATCGTGCTCAAGGTGAACGGCCCCTCCAGCGAGGAGATCGGCCGGCTGCGGGACGGGGCGACGCTGATCGCGCTCATCGGCCCCGCGCTGCACCCGGAGCTGGTCGACGAGCTCGCGCGGCGGCCGATCACCGTCCTCGCCATGGACGCCGTGCCGCGTATCTCGCGCGCCCAGTCCCTGGACGTCCTCAGCTCGATGGCGAACATCGCCGGATACCGGGCCGTGGTCGAGGCCGCGCACGCCTTCGGCCGTTTCTTCACCGGCCAGGTGACCGCCGCCGGCAAGGTGCCGCCCGCCAAGGTGCTGGTGGCCGGTGCCGGTGTGGCCGGACTCGCCGCGATCGGCGCCGCCCGCAGTCTCGGCGCCGTGGTCCGCGCCACCGATCCCCGGCCCGAGGTCGCCGAACAGGTCCGCTCGCTGGGCGGGGAGTTCCTGACGGTGGGCGTCGAGCAGGAGGTGAGCACCGACGGCTACGCGCGGGCCACCTCGGAGGACTACGACCGGCTCGCCGCGCAGCTGTACGCCGAGCAGGCCGCCGACGTCGACATCGTCATCACCACCGCCCTCATCCCGGGCCGCCCGGCGCCGAGGCTGATCACCGCCGAGGACGTCGCGCGGATGAAGCCCGGCAGCGTGATCGTCGACATGGCGGCGGCCCAGGGCGGCAACGTCGAGGGCACGGTCGCCGGGAAGGCGGTCGTCACCGACAACGACGTGACGATCATCGGCTACACCGACCTGCCCGGCAGGCTCCCGGCCCAGGCCTCGCAGCTGTACGGCACCAACGTCGTCAACCTGATGAAGCTGCTCACCCCCGGTAAGGACGGCCGTCTCGTCCTCGACTTCGACGACGTGGTGCAGCGGTCGATGACCGTGGTCCGCGACGGCGAGGAGACCTGGCCGCCGCCCCCGGTCCAGGTGTCCGCCGCACCCGCCCCGGCCGGCGGCACGGAACCGGCCGCGCTCTCCGCCCCGCCGGCGAAGCCCGCGCGCCCCGCGTGGTCCTCGTACGCCCTCGTCGGTGCGGGGGCGCTCGCGCTGTTCCTCGTGACGGCCTTCTCACCGAGCCAACTCATCGGCCACTTCACGGTGTTCGTGCTGGCCATCGTCATCGGCTTCTACGTCATCGGTAACGTCCACCACGCGCTGCACACCCCGCTGATGTCGGTCACGAACGCCATCTCCGGGATCGTCGTGGTCGGCGCGCTGCTCCAGATCGGGCACGGGAACACCGCCGTCACCGTGCTGTCGTTCGCCGCGATCCTGCTGGCGAGCATCAACATCTTCGGCGGATTCGCCGTCACCCGCCGGATGCTCGGCATGTTCTCGAAGGGCTGA
- a CDS encoding carbohydrate ABC transporter permease, which yields MSLAAKWRQWLPHLGIAVVVAYCLAPFYWMLVSSLRGTDDIFSTSLFPSPLSFENYRSVFSPAQGFTRALLNSLIVAGITTAMSLLLALFTAYAMARLEFRFKRLILTLIIATSMFPVVSIVVPLLKLFTDIGWINTYQSMIVPSMSFTLPLAVWNLTTFFRQMPDELEHAAMVDGCTRGQAFRKVIVPLAAPGIFTTAIITFIAAWNEFLIALSMTNKPSMQTATVAISKFSGATTYQTPFGSQMAAGVVVTIPLVVMVLVFQRRIVAGLTAGAAK from the coding sequence ATGAGCCTCGCGGCCAAGTGGCGGCAGTGGCTGCCCCATCTGGGCATCGCCGTGGTGGTGGCCTACTGCCTGGCCCCGTTCTACTGGATGCTGGTCTCCAGCCTCCGTGGCACGGACGACATCTTCAGCACCTCCCTGTTCCCCTCCCCGCTGTCGTTCGAGAACTACCGGTCGGTGTTCAGCCCGGCCCAGGGCTTCACCAGGGCGCTGCTCAACAGCCTGATCGTCGCCGGGATCACGACCGCGATGTCGCTCCTGCTGGCCCTCTTCACCGCGTACGCGATGGCGCGGCTGGAGTTCCGCTTCAAGCGGCTGATCCTCACCCTGATCATCGCCACCTCCATGTTCCCGGTGGTCTCGATCGTCGTCCCGCTGCTGAAGCTGTTCACCGACATCGGCTGGATCAACACCTACCAGTCCATGATCGTGCCCAGCATGTCCTTCACGCTGCCGCTGGCGGTGTGGAACCTGACCACGTTCTTCCGGCAGATGCCGGACGAGCTGGAGCACGCCGCCATGGTCGACGGCTGCACCCGCGGCCAGGCCTTCCGCAAGGTCATCGTCCCGCTCGCCGCGCCAGGCATCTTCACCACCGCGATCATCACCTTCATCGCCGCCTGGAACGAGTTCCTCATCGCCCTGTCGATGACCAACAAGCCCAGCATGCAGACCGCGACCGTCGCCATCTCCAAGTTCTCGGGAGCGACGACGTACCAGACCCCGTTCGGCAGCCAGATGGCAGCGGGCGTCGTGGTGACCATTCCGCTGGTCGTGATGGTGCTGGTCTTCCAGCGCCGAATCGTCGCCGGGCTCACGGCCGGCGCGGCCAAGTAG
- a CDS encoding glycoside hydrolase family 13 protein, protein MSFTAPWWRSAVIYQVYIRSFADDNGDGVGDIAGIRSRLPYLKSLGVDAIWINPWYESPMADHGYDVADFRAIDPRFGTLADAEQLISEAHEHGIRVIPDIVPNHTSDQHAWFQEALAAGPGSPERGRYVFRSGRGADGAEPPNDWVSCFGGPAWTRLPDGDWYLHLFAPQQPDLNWQHPEVRAEFESILRFWFSRGVDGFRIDVAHGLIKHPELPDLPPRAEPAVTGPLTRRDEIRQHLDHPHWDRDEVHEIYGAWRKVADEFPGDRSFVAEAWADTPERLAAYVRRDGLHTAFNFDFLMCGWDAKDLRAVIDDSLAMLGAVGAPATWVLSNHDVMRHPSRYGRTAGRSWMANARYEPDGAPDLDLGTRRARAAALLMLALPGGAYVYQGEELGLPEVEDLPESALQDPIWERSGHTDRGRDGCRVPIPWSGEAAPYGYSPDDATAEPWLPQPSGWAGLSVEAQTGDPASMLELYRTALRVRRDHPALGDGTMTWLDAPEGVLAFSRDPGFVCVVNLSAEPYELPAHSELLLAGGPLQDGVLGPDQAVWLTV, encoded by the coding sequence GTGTCCTTCACCGCACCCTGGTGGCGCAGCGCCGTCATCTACCAGGTCTACATCCGCAGCTTCGCCGACGACAACGGCGACGGCGTCGGCGACATCGCCGGCATCCGCTCCCGGCTGCCCTATCTGAAGTCCCTCGGCGTGGACGCCATCTGGATCAACCCCTGGTACGAGTCCCCCATGGCCGACCACGGCTACGACGTCGCCGACTTCCGCGCCATCGACCCGCGCTTCGGCACCCTGGCCGACGCCGAGCAGCTCATCAGCGAAGCCCACGAGCACGGCATCCGCGTCATCCCCGACATCGTGCCCAACCACACCTCCGACCAGCACGCCTGGTTCCAGGAGGCGTTGGCGGCCGGGCCGGGCAGTCCGGAACGCGGGCGCTACGTCTTCCGCTCCGGCCGCGGAGCGGACGGCGCCGAACCCCCGAACGACTGGGTCTCCTGCTTCGGCGGCCCGGCCTGGACCCGGCTGCCCGACGGCGACTGGTACCTGCACCTGTTCGCACCCCAGCAGCCCGACCTCAACTGGCAACACCCGGAAGTCCGTGCCGAGTTCGAGTCGATCCTGCGATTCTGGTTCAGCCGGGGCGTCGACGGCTTCCGCATCGACGTCGCCCACGGCCTGATCAAACACCCCGAACTCCCCGACCTGCCGCCCCGCGCCGAACCCGCGGTGACGGGCCCGCTCACCCGCCGGGACGAGATCCGGCAGCACCTCGACCATCCGCACTGGGACCGCGACGAGGTGCACGAGATATACGGGGCCTGGCGCAAGGTCGCCGACGAGTTCCCCGGCGACCGCTCCTTCGTCGCCGAGGCCTGGGCGGACACACCGGAGCGGCTGGCGGCGTACGTCCGCCGGGATGGCCTCCACACGGCGTTCAACTTCGACTTCCTCATGTGCGGTTGGGACGCCAAGGACCTGCGGGCCGTCATCGACGACTCCCTCGCCATGCTCGGCGCGGTCGGTGCTCCGGCCACCTGGGTCCTCTCCAACCACGACGTCATGCGCCACCCCAGCCGCTACGGCCGTACCGCCGGGCGGAGCTGGATGGCCAACGCGCGCTACGAACCCGACGGCGCCCCGGACCTCGACCTGGGCACTCGGCGTGCCCGGGCCGCCGCCCTGCTGATGCTCGCCCTGCCCGGCGGCGCCTACGTCTACCAGGGTGAGGAACTCGGCCTCCCCGAGGTCGAGGACCTGCCCGAATCCGCCCTCCAGGACCCGATCTGGGAGCGCTCCGGCCACACCGACCGCGGCCGCGACGGCTGCCGTGTGCCCATCCCCTGGTCGGGCGAGGCGGCCCCCTACGGTTACAGTCCCGACGACGCGACGGCCGAGCCCTGGCTGCCGCAGCCCTCCGGCTGGGCCGGCCTGAGTGTCGAGGCCCAGACCGGTGACCCGGCCTCCATGCTGGAGCTCTACCGCACGGCCCTGCGCGTCCGCCGCGACCACCCCGCCCTCGGCGACGGCACGATGACGTGGCTGGACGCCCCCGAGGGGGTACTGGCCTTCAGCCGCGACCCCGGCTTCGTGTGCGTGGTCAACCTCTCCGCCGAGCCGTACGAGCTGCCCGCACACTCCGAGCTGCTCCTGGCAGGCGGACCGCTTCAGGACGGTGTGCTGGGGCCCGACCAGGCGGTGTGGCTGACGGTGTAG
- a CDS encoding carbohydrate ABC transporter permease, translated as MADTAIPPDTAPHQPGTAARRRPGRPPAPERPRRHPRSRATAGTGRLAALLVSPTLLVLTVVVLYPTLMALDESLYGPKGLDPRTGFISNTEPFVGLKNYTDIFTQAGDRFWNAFWNTTFFTVVTVSLETVIGIAMALIMHRAFRGRSVVRASILVPWAIPTAISGLLWKWIFNADGIANVLLGHQVLWTADGFSAKIAVVIADVWKTAPFIGLLVLAGLQVIPKEVYEAARLDGASALQQFWRITLPLVKPALLVAVLFRCLDALRMFDLPYILIGAQKGSVETLSMLAQNEASNVRFGPASAYAVLLFLYVFLVALAFVRLLGADLIGGAGGTKKHKSHAVGVPRRRVREVTA; from the coding sequence ATGGCCGACACCGCGATCCCGCCCGACACCGCCCCGCACCAGCCCGGGACGGCGGCCCGCCGCCGCCCCGGGCGGCCCCCGGCACCCGAACGCCCCCGGCGTCACCCACGCTCCCGGGCCACCGCGGGCACCGGCCGTCTGGCCGCGCTCCTGGTCTCCCCGACGCTGCTGGTGCTGACGGTCGTCGTGCTCTACCCGACGCTCATGGCACTCGACGAGTCCCTGTACGGGCCCAAGGGACTGGACCCCAGGACCGGATTCATCAGCAACACCGAGCCGTTCGTCGGGCTGAAGAACTACACCGACATCTTCACCCAGGCCGGCGACCGCTTCTGGAACGCCTTCTGGAACACCACCTTCTTCACCGTCGTCACGGTGTCGCTGGAAACCGTGATCGGCATCGCCATGGCACTCATCATGCACCGGGCCTTCCGGGGCCGATCCGTGGTGCGGGCCAGCATCCTCGTGCCCTGGGCGATCCCCACGGCCATCTCCGGGCTGCTCTGGAAGTGGATCTTCAACGCCGACGGGATCGCCAACGTCCTCCTCGGGCACCAGGTCCTGTGGACCGCCGACGGCTTCTCCGCCAAGATCGCGGTCGTCATCGCCGACGTGTGGAAGACCGCCCCCTTCATCGGCCTGCTCGTCCTGGCCGGCCTCCAGGTGATCCCGAAGGAGGTCTACGAGGCGGCCCGGCTCGACGGGGCGAGCGCCCTCCAGCAGTTCTGGCGCATCACCCTGCCGCTGGTGAAGCCCGCGCTGCTGGTGGCGGTACTGTTCCGCTGCCTGGACGCACTGCGGATGTTCGACCTGCCCTACATCCTCATCGGCGCCCAGAAGGGCTCCGTCGAGACACTGTCGATGCTCGCGCAGAACGAGGCGTCCAACGTCCGCTTCGGACCCGCCTCCGCGTACGCGGTTCTCCTCTTCCTCTATGTCTTCCTCGTCGCGCTCGCCTTCGTCCGGCTGCTCGGCGCCGACCTCATCGGGGGCGCCGGCGGGACGAAGAAGCACAAGAGCCACGCGGTCGGGGTGCCAAGGCGCCGCGTCCGGGAGGTGACGGCATGA